In one window of Rhodopseudomonas palustris HaA2 DNA:
- a CDS encoding DUF350 domain-containing protein: MLLQSLAGLPAFLVYFCTGLVAVVLYLFVYTRVTGHDEFALINGNGAAAAIALGLSLLGFVLPVASAIVHSANAVDCMIWSVIALLVQIIVYYAVRIPVTNLSQRIAQGELAPAIWLGCASLAAGVLNAASMVI, translated from the coding sequence ATGCTGCTGCAGTCGTTGGCGGGATTGCCCGCCTTTCTGGTGTATTTCTGCACCGGGCTGGTCGCTGTCGTTCTCTACCTCTTCGTCTATACCCGGGTGACCGGGCACGATGAGTTCGCCCTGATCAACGGCAATGGGGCGGCCGCCGCGATTGCGCTCGGCCTCAGCCTGCTCGGCTTCGTGCTTCCGGTGGCGAGCGCCATCGTCCATTCCGCCAACGCCGTCGACTGCATGATCTGGAGCGTGATCGCCCTGCTCGTCCAGATCATCGTCTATTATGCGGTTCGCATCCCGGTCACCAACCTGTCGCAGCGGATCGCCCAGGGCGAACTCGCGCCGGCGATCTGGCTCGGTTGTGCATCGCTTGCCGCCGGCGTCCTCAACGCTGCGTCGATGGTGATCTGA
- a CDS encoding glutathionylspermidine synthase family protein: MRRIACAERDDWEATAAGCGFNFHSASGQRYWDERTYYAFTLDEIERQIEAPTAELDAMCLDLVDRAIRDEPMLRRLNIPEQYWSFIATSWRRGDPSLYGRLDLRFDGRDPAKLLEYNADTPTSLFEAAVFQWTWLEQATARQIIPKRADQFNSLHERLIAAWRRFAGGRRLHLTGTLSSAEDSGTLHYLMDVAQQGGVETVLIDIADIGWRSGGGFVDLQDRNIELAFKLYPWEWLFREAFGPRLAEAQTGWMEPPWKAILSNKGILPLLWKMHPGHPNLLPAYFEDDPEAGQLGASFVRKPLYSREGANITLVNDGAIEAAEDGPYGAEGYIRQAADPLPNFSGQHPVLGSWLVDGSPCGLSIREDDSLITGNTSRFVPHAIL; this comes from the coding sequence ATGCGCCGGATCGCCTGCGCAGAACGCGACGACTGGGAAGCCACGGCCGCCGGCTGCGGATTCAATTTCCATAGCGCCTCCGGCCAGCGCTATTGGGACGAGCGCACCTACTACGCGTTCACGCTCGACGAAATCGAGCGGCAGATCGAAGCGCCGACGGCAGAGCTCGACGCGATGTGCCTTGACCTCGTGGACCGGGCCATTCGCGACGAGCCCATGCTTCGTCGCCTCAACATTCCGGAACAATATTGGTCGTTCATCGCCACGAGCTGGCGTCGCGGCGATCCCAGCCTGTACGGCAGGCTCGACCTCCGTTTCGACGGCCGCGATCCCGCGAAGCTACTCGAATACAATGCGGATACGCCGACGTCTCTGTTCGAGGCCGCGGTCTTTCAATGGACGTGGCTCGAGCAGGCGACCGCACGGCAGATCATTCCGAAACGCGCCGACCAGTTCAATTCGTTGCACGAACGGCTGATCGCGGCCTGGCGTCGCTTCGCCGGCGGCCGGCGGCTCCACCTCACCGGCACGCTGAGCAGCGCCGAAGACAGCGGCACACTGCACTATCTCATGGACGTCGCGCAGCAAGGCGGCGTCGAGACCGTGCTGATCGACATCGCCGACATCGGATGGCGAAGCGGCGGCGGCTTCGTCGATCTGCAAGACCGCAACATCGAGCTGGCGTTCAAGTTGTACCCGTGGGAGTGGCTGTTTCGCGAAGCCTTCGGCCCCCGGCTTGCCGAGGCGCAGACCGGCTGGATGGAGCCGCCATGGAAAGCCATCCTGTCCAACAAGGGCATCCTGCCTCTGTTGTGGAAGATGCACCCCGGACACCCGAATCTGCTGCCGGCCTATTTCGAGGACGATCCCGAGGCGGGGCAATTGGGAGCATCCTTCGTGCGCAAGCCGCTGTACTCGCGCGAAGGCGCCAATATCACGCTCGTCAACGACGGTGCGATCGAAGCGGCCGAGGACGGCCCCTATGGAGCAGAAGGCTACATCCGCCAGGCCGCCGATCCGCTGCCGAATTTTTCAGGGCAGCACCCGGTGCTGGGAAGCTGGCTGGTCGATGGCTCGCCCTGCGGGCTGTCAATTCGCGAGGACGACAGCCTGATCACCGGCAACACGTCGCGCTTCGTGCCGCACGCGATCTTGTAG
- the ctrA gene encoding response regulator transcription factor CtrA, with amino-acid sequence MRVLLIEDDSATAQSIELMLKSESFNVYTTDLGEEGVDLGKLYDYDIILLDLNLPDMSGYDVLKQLRVSKIKTPILILSGLAGIEDKVKGLGVGADDYMTKPFHKDELVARIHAIVRRSKGHAQSVIQTGDLVVNLDTKTVEVGGQRVHLTGKEYQMLELLSLRKGTTLTKEMFLNHLYGGMDEPELKIIDVFICKLRKKLANASDGRNFIETVWGRGYVLREPTEDDVRIPA; translated from the coding sequence ATGCGCGTATTGCTGATTGAAGATGACAGCGCGACTGCGCAGTCGATCGAATTGATGCTCAAATCCGAGAGTTTCAATGTCTACACGACGGATCTCGGTGAAGAAGGCGTCGACCTCGGCAAATTGTACGATTACGACATCATCCTGCTCGATCTGAACCTGCCGGACATGTCCGGTTACGACGTTCTCAAGCAGCTGCGGGTCTCCAAGATCAAAACCCCGATCCTGATCCTGTCCGGCCTCGCCGGCATCGAGGACAAGGTGAAGGGTCTCGGCGTCGGCGCCGACGACTACATGACCAAGCCGTTCCACAAGGACGAGCTGGTCGCCCGCATCCATGCCATCGTCCGCCGTTCCAAGGGCCATGCCCAATCGGTGATCCAGACCGGCGATCTCGTCGTCAATCTCGACACCAAGACCGTCGAAGTCGGCGGCCAGCGCGTGCATCTGACCGGCAAGGAATACCAGATGCTGGAGCTGCTCTCGCTCCGCAAGGGCACGACGCTGACCAAGGAAATGTTCCTGAACCATCTCTATGGCGGGATGGACGAGCCGGAACTGAAGATCATCGACGTCTTCATCTGCAAGCTGCGCAAGAAGCTCGCCAACGCCTCCGACGGCCGCAACTTCATCGAAACGGTGTGGGGCCGCGGCTACGTGCTGCGCGAACCGACCGAAGACGACGTCCGCATCCCGGCCTGA